The Streptomyces sp. NBC_00306 sequence CAGTCCCGCGTGCTCGGTCAGGACGGAGTGCCAGGGGCCCGCGGCGACGGCCACGAAGTAGGTGGCGAGCGGCGGGGTGGGGGCGCAGGTCCAGCGCCCGTCGCCGAGGTCGGTGGCGATGGAGTTGCCGAGGACCTTCCAGCCGGCGGGCGCGGTGACAGTGACCTCGAAGACGGCCTTGAGGTCGGGCTGGTCGAAGGCCGGGAAGACGCGCTGGACGTCCTCCATGAACAGCTGGGTGTAGACGTAGGTCTCGCCGTCGGTGGGGTCGGTGAAGCGGTGCATGCCCTCACCGGTGCGGGAGTACCGCATGCTCGCGTCGAGGTGCAGCTCGTGCTCGCCGGCGCTCAGGCCGCGCAGCGCCAGCCGGTTCCCGGTGAGCGTCTCGGGATCGATCGGCTGTCCGTCCAGGGTGACGGAGCGCAGGACGTCCGGCTTGACCTCGACGAAGGTGTCCCCGTCCGCCCGCGCGGTGAAGTGGATGACGGTACGGGAGTCGAAGGTCTCCTCCCCGGTGGTCAGATCGAGGTCGATCGAGTACCGGTGGACGTCGAGGAACTGGGCACGGGTCTGCGCTTCGTCGCGCGTCAGGACGGACATGAGGGCCATGCTGCCTGATGGTCCCGCTCCCGCACACGGGGTATCGGTTGCGCTGAGAGCGCACGCCCCGCGCGGTGCGCCCGCCGCGGGTCGTCTCCGCGGCACGGCGTCGGGGGCAGCGGCGCCCGCCTCGGGTCGTACTCGCCGGCGCGACGCCGGGGGCGGCGCCGCCCGCCTCAGATCATCTGCGCGGCGCGACGTCCGGGTCGGCGGCGATCGTCTCGTGGTGGCGGATCACCTCGGCGATGATGAAGTTCAGCAGCTTCTCGGCGAACGCGGGGTCCAGTCTGGCGCTCTCCGCGAGCTGGCGCAGCCGCTCGATCTGGCGGGCCTCGCGGTCCGGGTCGGCGGGCGGCAGATGGTGCTGGGCCTTGAGCCGGCCCACCTGCTGGGTGCACTTGAAGCGTTCGGCGAGCATGTGGACGACGGCCGCGTCGATGTTGTCGATGCTCTCGCGCAGGCGGTTCAGCTCGGCCCGCACGTTCTCGTCGATGTCCCTGGTGGTCATGGTCAGCGAGCTTACGACGATCACGTGGAGATCGTCGGGGGGTGTTCGGGGTCCGGGATGCGGTTGCTCCAGCCGCCGGGAACGGCGCGTCCCTGCTGGGCGCGGAAGCGGACGGGCGCGGTTCCGACACGGCGGGTGAACAGCCGGGAGAAGTAGGCCGGGTCCTCGTAGCCGACGCGGCGGGCGACGGCGGCGACGGGGAGCTCGGTCGCCACGAGCAGTTCCTTGGCCCGGCCGAGCCGGATGCCCAGGAGGTAGTCCTTGGGGCTGCATCCGGCGCCCCGGCGCACGGCGGCGCGCAGTTCCGCGGGGGTCATGCCGTGGCGTGCCGCGTGCTCGGCGACCGACAGCGGCTGGAAGGCGTCGCGGGCGAGCGCGCCGAGTACGGGGTCGCCCTCGGCGTTGGTGTCGGCGCGGGCGCGGCGCAGGGCGACGAGGAGTTCGTGCACGGCGGCGCCGGTCTCGACCTCCAGGAGCGGATTGCCGCGGCGGGCGGCCCGGGCGATGCGCCCCACGGCGGCGCGCGGGGCCGCGGTGTCGGAGAGTGGGACGACCGGCCGGTGGGGCTCGATGTAGCCGAGTTCGGTGTAGGTGGCGGTGGCGGGTCCGGAGAAGTCGACGAAGCTCTCGTCCCAGCCGCCCGTCGGGTCGGGGCCGTAGTGGTGGGGCACTCCGGGTGTGAGCCACAGCAGGGCGGGCGCGGTGACGGCGGTGCGCTGTCCGTCCGGTTCGCGGAACCAGCCGCTGCCCGCGCTGATCACGACGGCGACATGGTGGTCCAGGGTGCGGGGCCCGACGGTGGGCAGCAGGCCGTGCTGGAGTCCGACGCCGAGGCAGACCAGGCCGAGCCGCTGGTGCACGGGACCCGGGGTGAAATAGCGCATCCAGGTGTGGTACATCCGCTTTCGTCCCTCTCCCCGGCCGCGATCAGCCTGCGCGTGCGTCCAAACAGCGCCGATCTTTGTCCATGGATTCCTCCGCCGCCAGGGGGCGATGGTGAGCGAGGCGGGGGGACATGGGTGAGGGGTGGGACGTGACGGAGTTCACGGTCGGTGACGAGGATTTTCTGCTGGACGGGCGGCCGGTGCGGCTGCTGTCGGGTGCGCTGCACTACTTCCGGGTGCACGAGGGGCACTGGGACCACCGGCTGGCGATGCTGCGGGCGATGGGCCTCAACTGTGTGGAGACGTACGTCCCGTGGAATCTCCACGAGCCGGCGCCGGGCCGCTACGCCGACCCGGAGGCGCTGGGGCGGTTTCTGGACGCGGCGCACCGGGCGGGGCTGTGGGCGATCGTGCGGCCGGGGCCGTACATCTGCGCCGAGTGGGAGAACGGCGGGCTGCCGCACTGGCTGACGGGCCGCCTCGGCCGGCGGGTGCGCACCGACGACGCCGAGTATCTGGGGCATGTGGAGCGCTGGTTCACCCGGCTGCTCCCGCAGGTCGTGGCGCGGCAGGCGGACCGCGGCGGACCGGTGATCATGGTGCAGGCCGAGAACGAGTACGGCAGTTACGGCACCGACGGCAGCTATCTGCGCCATCTCGTGGATCTGCTCGGGGGCTGCGGGGTGACCGTGCCGCTGTTCACGTCGGACGGGCCCGAGGATCACATGCTCACCGGCGGCTCGGTGCCGGGCGTGCTCGCGACGGTGAACTTCGGGTCGGGGGCCCGTGAGGCCTTCGCGACACTGCGCCGTCACCGTCCCGGCGGCCCGCTGATGTGCATGGAGTTCTGGTGCGGCTGGTTCGACCACTGGGGCAAGGACCACTCGGTACGCGATCCGGCGGATGCGGCCGGGGCGCTGCGGGAGATCCTGGACGCGGGGGCCTCGGTCAATGTGTACATGGCGCACGGCGGTACGAGCTTCGCCGGCTGGGCGGGGGCGAACCGCTCGGGCGAGCTCCAGGACCAGGAGCTCGAACCGACCGTGACCTCCTACGACTACGACGCACCGATCGACGAGACGGGCCGTCCCACGGAGAAGTTCTGGCGCTTCCGCGAGGTCCTGGAGCCGTACGGGGACGGGCCGTTGCCCGATCTGCCGGCGGAGCCCGTCGTGCTGGGCGCCCCGGTGGGGGTGGAGTTCGACGGCTGGGCGCCGCTCGGTGACGTCCTGGAGGTGCTCGGCGACGAGGAGACCGAGGGCCCGGTGCCGCCCACCTTCGAGGAACTGGGCGTGGACCGCGGCCTGGTCCGCTACCGGGTACGGATTCCGGGGCCCCGCCGGCCGTATCCGCTGCGTGTGTACGGGCTGCGCGACCGGGCCGTCGTGTACGTCGACGGGGCCCGGGCGGGGGTGCTCGGCGGGGAGAACGAGGCGCTGGCGGAGCCGGTGGCGGGGCCCGCGGACGTGGAGCTGTGGGTGGAGTCGCTGGGGCGGGTCAACTACGGGCCGCGGACGGGCGAGCCGAAGGGGATCACCGGCGGGGTGCTGCACGAGCGCCAGTATCTGCACGGGGTGCGGGCCGGTGCGCTGCGGCTGGACGCGTTCGGTGCCGCGGCGGTCGCGAAGGTGCCGTTCCGGGCGGCCGATGCGGGTGCCGCGGGTCTGTACCGCGGCTCGGCCGTCGTCGAGCACGCCGGTGACGCGCGCCTGGAACTCCCCGGCTGGACACGGGGGTTCGTCTGGGTGAACGGCTTCTGCCTCGGCCGCTACTGGGCCGAGGGACCGCAGCACTCGCTCTTCGTCCCCGGCCCGGTGCTGCGGGCGGGGACGAACGAGGTGTGGGTGCTGGAGCTGGAGGGGGCGGGAGCGCCGGCCGGGGTGTTCAGCCCGGTGTGACGCCCCCGCCGGTGATGCGGTCGAGAACGTCCCGGTAGACGGAGCGCTTGTCGGGGCGTGCGTGGTCCAGGGCGTGCCGCAGGGCGGAGGCGGCGGGTGTGCCCCACAGGGCGAGCCCGTCGGCGGCCGCCGTGCGGACGACGGGGTGCGGGTGTTCGAGCAGTCCGGTCACCACCGGGATCGCGGGCGTCCAGCGCGCATGGCACACCGCCCGGACCGCCATGCGCCGTACGTCCGGCTGCGGGTCGTGCAGCAGCACCGACACATGGCCGAGATGGGTCTCGCGGTCGAAGACCGCACGCGAGGTCCGGTAGGCCTGGAGACGGACCTTGGTCCGCGGGTGCTCCAGCAGTGCGCCGATCACCTCCCGCAGTCCGCGGTCCTCCTCGGCGGCCCGGCCGGTGTGTTCCACGGAGCCCGGGCCTTCCTGTTCCTCGATCAGCCGCAGGAGGGCCCGGCGTATCTCGTCCGGGGAACCGGTATGCGCCAGGGCGGGCAGTTCGGTGCGGGCGGCGGGCCGCCGGGGCCGCGCCGTCGCGGGGCGTTCGCGGAGCGCCGCGAGCGCTGCGGCGTCGTCGTGTGGGGCGTCCGGGCCGCGCAGCGGGCCGTCCACCAGGCGGAGTTCATCGGCGAGATCGGCACGCCCTTCCGCGCGCAGCCGGGCGTCGAGGCGGGTCAGTGCGGGGGTGCGGAGCAGGGGCCGCCCCGCGAGCAGGTCCAGGTATCCCCAGGCGCCGGCGGCGAGCCGGTCGTCGAGGTGGCCGGCGAGGACGTCGGCGGGGACCCTGCGCAGGGCCCGTGCCGCCTGGGGACGGATCGCGGCCGGGCCGTGCTCCCACCACCCGAGGAGCAGAGGCAGCAGGGCCGTCGGATCGTCCGGGTCGAGCAGCAGCGCCAGGGCCACCGCCCGGTCGGGCAGGATGCCCTCCGCGCTCAACTCGGCCGCGTCGAGGGCCCGCAGGGAGCCGGGGCCGGGCGGCACGGTCACCCGGCCCCGGAGGTACGCACGCAGGACGTCGAGCCGGACGCCGGGCTCCGGCCAGTCCACCAGTGCCCGGGCGGCGGCATCCCGGCGGTCGGCCTCGGGCGCGTCCAGCAGGGCCAGCAGGCGTCGCCGCAGGGCCGCCGAACGCGGCTGGTCGAGATCGTCGCCGTGCACGGTCCGCGCGTCGGGTGCGGGTGCCGCGGCCGATTCGGCGATGGTCCACGGCGGGGCGCCGAGGGGCTGGAGTTCGGTCATCCGGTCGACGAGTGCGGCCCGGACCTCGGGTACGGCGCCGGCGTGGGCGCCGATCAACGCGGCCAGCAGCTCCCGCGAGCCGGGGGCGTGCGGGGAGCGGCGGAACTCCTCCAGGGCGTCCGACGTCTGTACGGCGGCGTCCAGTGCGGCCGGCCAGGCCGGGTTCGCCGCCTGCTCGGTGGGCGGCGGGACGGCGAACGCCTCGCGCAGTACGGCGGTTTCGGCTTCCCAGGGGTCGCCGCCGAGCCGGGCCGCGGCCAGCGCCGAGTCGAGGTCACCGCGCACGAGTACCGCTCCGCAGCGGCGCAGCAGCGCGAGGGTGACGCGGCCGGCGCCGGGTGCCGGGGGCAGGGCGCGTACGGCGGCGGCCACCACCGGCCGCTTGACCGCGGGCAGTTCGGGCGCGACGGCGTCGAGTACGGCGAGAAGGCCGGCCCGGTCGGCATCGGACGCATGGGTGAGCTGGTCCAGGACGATGTCGGCGGACCGGGCGAAGGCCGCCAGTTCGACGGGCGTCCAGGGCGCGGGGCACAGGCTCAGGGTGAGTCGCAGGATCCGGCCGCGAACCGCCGGGCGGGGCGAGGACGCTGCCAGCCGCAGCCAGTCGCCGAGCAGGGGCCGCAGTTCGCGCAACCGGTCGAGGGACGGCGGCTCCTGGCGTTCGGCGATCCGCAGGGCGATCGCGGGGTCCCAGCCCCCGGTCAGCAGGGAGGCGATCTCGGTGTCCGTCGTCTCCTCCGGTCCGGGCCGGCGGCCGGGGGCGACGACGCCGTGACGGGCGGCCGCTCCCGTGATCTCGGCGAGCGTCCCGGAGGCGAGGCGGACGCGGCCGGTCACGGCCAGGGCGAGCAGCACCGGGGCCGCCGGTGAGCGCTGGGTGTCCAGGGCGAGGAGCGAGCGTGCGGGCAGGACGCCGTCGAGGCCGGCCAGCAGCAGGTCGCGGGTGCGGCCGTCGTCCTCGCGTTCGGCCGCGGCGATCAGCGTCGCCGCGTACGCGTCGCCGAGGACGGCGCGCAGTGCCTCGGTCAGGGACGCTCGCAGGCCGGGGTTGTCGTGACGGCCCAGCCACAGGAGCAGCTTCGGCACCGCCTCGGGGCCGCCGGCACGGACCAGGACCTCGGCGGCCGTCTTCTTGATGTTCATGGTGGGACGGTCGAGACAGGCGGCGATCGCACCCGCCGCCCAGCGTGCCCCGGCCTGTCCGAGCGCCAGCAGTGCCTGCCGTACGGTCTGGATGTCCTCGGCGGCGGTCAGGGGGATCAGCGTCGCCGACAGGGCGCGGGCGTCGGTGCCGGAAGTGTCGCGGGCGAGCAGGGCGATCACGTGCTTGCGTATGTGCCGGTCGCGGTGGCGCAGCAGGCGGTGCACCTGGGGGCGGGTGTGGGCGTGAGGCGTCCGGAGGAGGACGTCGAGCAGGACGGTCCGCTCAATGTCGGACAGGCCCGGCCGCTCCAGCAGTTCCAGGGCCAGGGTCGCGACGAGCGCGTCACCGGCCTCCCGGGGACCGGCCGCGTCGAGCAGGCACACCGGGCGGATCCTGCCCCGGACGTGCAGCCGGCCGCCCAGGGCGTGCAGGGCGTCCAAGGCCTCCTGGGGGACGACGGGTTCGCCGCCCGGCCGGCCGTCGTGCCGGGTGCCGGCGGACCGGGGTTCGGCGGACCGGGGTTCGGCAGGCGGGCGGACGTCGTGCCGGGCGTCGGCGGTCGGCTGGGGGGAGGCGGGCTCTCGGCCGTCCGGGTCCCGCCTGTCCGCCACCTCGGCGACGATGCGCAGCAGCAGGTCCGCGAGGACGGGCAGGGTGGCGGCGTTGCCGTTGGCCGCCAGCCGGCACAGCGCCGTCACCGGCCGCGCGGGGTCGAGATGCGAGCTGAGGAGCGCCAGTTCGCGGTCGTCGGGGCCGCCGAGGTCCGCCGCGACGCGGTCGGGCAGATCGGTGGGATCGAGCCGGCCGAGGATCCGGCGCCGCAGCTCCGGGTCCTCGTTGAGCAGCCACAGCACCTCCAGGGCGTGGTGCCGTACGGCGCGGAGATGAGGCACGACGGCAGCCGCGTCCCCGTCACCCTGGGAGCCCGCCGCCGGGTTCGCCGCCGAGTTCGCCGAGCCCGACGCCGACGCCAACTCCTCCTTCCCCAGACCGATTCCCTGAGCGAGTACCTCAACCGTCCGCCGGCCGCCGATGGCCTCCAGCGTGCGCAGGGCGGCCGCGGGCGCGGAGGGCAGGAGACCGAGCACCGTCTCCTCCGCGTCCGTGTACCGCAGTGCGCGGATCGCGTCGAGGAACGGCTCCGGCCTCGCGGCGAGCGGCAGCAGGCGGGTGACGGCCTCACCGACCGGCAGGTCCCCCGCCCCCTGGGCGGCCAGCGCGACCAGCAGATCGAGCCGCCGCGGGCTCCGGTCGTCGGGCGCGGTCTCCGTCAGTTCCCGGAGCACCGCCCGCCGGCAGGTGAAGAGGACCGTCGCGACCTCGTCCGCCGGAATCGAGTGGTCGGTGAGCGCGAGAGCGACGACGGCGGGGACGTCCTCGTCCTGCGCGAAGTGTCCGCGCCGGTGCAGTCCGCTCAGACAGGTCAGGACCGGCCTCCCGAGAAGCAGCGGGTCCGTCCCGGCGAGGGCCGTCAGCGCGCCGATGTCGTCGCGTTCCGCCAGGTCTCCGAGGAGTTCCACACTCCGTTGCCGCAGCGCGGGCGGCAGCCCTGTGTCCTCGGCGACCTGTCGCAGCAGGTCCGCGTGCCCGTGGCGGGCCGCTGCGGCGAGCGCCGCGGCGGCCCCCTCGGGCCGGGCCGCGGACGAAAGGGGGGTGAGGAACGGCGCCAGGCGCGGCAGCGGGAACGGTTCGAGCGCCGCCCACGGCTCGGCGAGTTCGCTCAGCGCTCCGGCCACGACGCCGTCGCCGGCGGCGCCGAGCAGGGCGGACAGGCGGGCGCGCACCAGCGACGGCCTGAGCAGTCCGGCGTGCAGCCCTTCACGGAGCAGACGCAGCGCCTCCCCCTGCACCACGGGGTCGTCGGTGTCCGCCAGTTCGCTGACCAGCCGCTCGGGCCCCGGGGCGTCGAGGGCACGTGTCTCCCGCAGGGCCTGGTACAGCAGCTCGTCCCGCGGCTGCGTGCGTACGGCCTCCGGACGGTGCAGCAGTTCGGCCCGCAGCCAGGCGATCCGCACCGGCATCGGCAGTTCCGCCGTCCGCCAGGCGGGCCACCTCCGCGCGGGGACATGCTGTGCGAGTCGTCCGTACAGTTCCGCCTGTACGAGCGCCGCTTCCGGTGGGGCCGCCACGTCAGGCGGCAGCAGCCCCGCGAGTTCGGCTCCCTCCGACCCCTCGTCCCACCGGGCCGAGGTCACCCGCTCCCGCAACAGCACCAGGCCCAGGTGGCTGGTGTGCGGGTCGGGGTGCCCGATGAGCCGGGCGAGGTCGGACGGCGCGCACACCAGTGGGTCGGTGTGGCGGGCCGCCTCGCTCTCGCCCCGGCTCGGGGCCTGCCGGGGCGCTTCGTCGGCCGGAGTCGTCATGGTCGGATCGTAGGCGCGGCAGTCACCGCCCCACCAACGGGATTCACGGCGCCCCGGGTCCCGCCTCCCGTACCTCGAAGGTGTCGAGGACGAATTCCGCCGTGCCGTCGTCACCGACCTTCCGCAGGCCCACCCAGGTCTCGCCCGCGTCGTCGGGAGCGGTGAACTCGTACGCGAAGGACACCGGGTCCGTCGCCACCGGCAGCGGCACGCGCGTGAGTTCGCGGTCGTCGGCGCCCGTGACCCAGGCGTACTGGCCCGCCTTCTCGTTCTCGTAGCGGAACGAGACACGGTAGCGGGTCCCCGGCCGGAACCGGACGGTGTGCTGCACGGTCCGGTAGACGAGACCGCCGTTCTCGCCGCGGGACTTGAGCGACTCCGTCCCGTCCACCACGTCGTCGATCGCCTTGCCGTTCCAGCCGCGCTGGGTGAACGGCGCGTGCCGCTGGGCGATATGGGTCCGCGGGTCGGTCGCACCGCCCGCGTCGCCCTTCACGAACACGCCCCAGCCCTGCGGCACTTCCTGGAAGTCCTCGTACGCGACGGTGTCCGGCTTCGCCGTCCGGCGCGCGGCGACGACGCGGACGTTGTCGAAGCGGACCCGCGGTGCGCCCGCCTCGGCCCGCAGCGTGAGGATGACCGGCCCGCCGCCCTGGGGGACGGTGAAGTGGGTGAACATCCGCTGGAAGCGGGTGCCGTGCTTGCGGTCGGCGGCGACATGGTTGCCGGCGGTCGAGATGTCCGTCCAGTTGGCGGCGGTGACGCCGTCGGCGGTGCGGACCTCCAGGCTCGCCCTGCGCCGCTCCCCCGCCCGCTCGCCCACCTCGACCTGCACGGAGGCGGCGTACGTCCCGGGCGCGAGCCGCGCGAGCCGCTGCCCGGCACAGGCGGCCGCGCCCGCGCCGATGACCAGTTCGTGGTCGCCGAGCGGGCTGAGCACCACGGAGGCGGGGCCCTCCACCGTCCAGCCGTCGAGGGTGCCGGCGTGGAAGCCGGGGTCGTGCACGGGTGTCGCCTCGCCCCAGCCCGGGTCGCCGCCGGCCCTCACCCGTGTGCGGTGGACGACGTACGGCTGCCCGGCCTCGGCGTCGAGGGTGATGCGGCCGGAGCGTACGGGCAGTTCGGCGGCGTGCACCCGGCCTTGGTCGGTGAGCCGGTAGAGCTGGACCCGCGCGGCGCCGGACCAGCCGCGCGGCAGCCGCCAACTGGTGGTGCCGCCCTGGGGGTTGTAGTGGTAGAGCTTCGCGGGATCGGTGGCCCGGCGCGGCTCCCAGGGCAGCAGATAGGCGCCGCCGTCGTAGACCACGCGGCCGTCGGTGACGATGCGGCGCGTGCCGCCCTCGTCGGAGACGGTGCTCGGCCCGAAGAAGGTGATCTCGTGGTCGGTCCAGCGCTTGATCGGGTGGGCCTGGAGATACTTGGCGGGCAGGGACTCGGTCCAGATCAGCTCGTAGAAGACGTTCCAGTCCGTCTTGCCCACCCAGCCCTCGAAGTTGCCGGTGCGCGGGATGCCCAGCAGGGTGGGCCACTTGTCGGCGAAGACGTCCTTCTGGTGGTTGCGGATGAAGCGGATCAGCCGTGAGTTGACGCCGCGCGAGGTGTCGGGGCCGTAGTCGGTCTCGGTCGCCCAGTGCGACCAGAGCGCCGAGCGCTCCAGGCCGTGGCCCCATTCGGTGGTGACGAGCCACCCCTGTTCGCGCAGCGCGCGCTGAAGCCGGTCGGAGGTCCAGCCGGACTCGCGGAAGACGTCGATGTAGAGCGTGGTGAGGGCGGGGTCGGTCTCGGCCCGCAAATCGGCGAAGCGGCGGACGATGTCGCCGGAGACCAGATCCCGCCGCTGGTCGATGCGGTACGACTGGTCGAGCCAGTCCCACTGTTCGTTCGTCTTGTCGACCAGGGTCTCGGAGAAGGCGTTCGCGACGGGGTAGGACTCGGTGGCATTGACGTGCACGCCGAAGTCGCTGTTCCACTTCCTGCCCTGACGCACCAGGGTGTTGAGGTCGGCGAGTCCGCCGGCGCGCCGGTTGTGGTTGCCGGCGTAGTCGGGGTGGGCCGAGTCGTGGCCCTCCGACTGGTAGCCCTTCAGCAGCGTGTACTGGCGCAGTCCGTCCGTCGCCAGCGAGATGCGCTTGACGTGGTCGAGAGTGGCCAGAAACGGATTGGTCGCCTGCGAGGCGAAGTTGAAGGGGATGTGCGGGACGACCCGCAGATGCTGCTCGTCGGCGCCGAGCGGGTCGATCATGATGTCGCGGAAGGCGATGGCGGCGTCCTGCCAGTCGACGACGCCGTCCCCGTTGCGGTCGCCGGTGATCACGACGGTGGCGTACGGGAGGGGTTCCACCGCGTCGAGGGGTGCGGTGGCCGCGCGGTGGGTCCACTGCCCGGGGACGAGGTGCGCGGTGACCAGCCCGTCGGTGACGGTCGTCTGCCGCCAGAGCCGGCCGTTGTCCCAGGTGGCGCCGGGAGTGGCGGCGGGGTTGTCGTAGACGGTGTTGGTCTCCACGGCGCCGCCGAGCCTGTCGTGCGCGACGACGGCGTAGGCGCAGCCCGTCGGGCTCGCCTCGGCGGGCGTCTGCGGGGTGAGGGTGACGAGCGTGTCGCCGCTGCCGGCCTTGTCCAGCGCGATACGGGCGGCGTACAGCGTCGCGCCGGGCTGGTCGCTGCGTACCGCGAGGAGCGCGAGGCCGGGGATCTCCAGGGTGCCGACGCGCAGCGCCTCGGTGTCGGCGATGCGGGTGACCCGCCAGTCGACCGTGCGTCCGTCGACCCGGATCTCGACGTCGATCTCGGTGACCGCGCGCTTCTCGGTGGACCGGTCGCCGCCGGTGGGGCCGAAGGCGAGGGTGTACGCGATCCGGTCGCGGCGGACCTGTGCGGTGACCTGCGGCGTACGGGCCACGGAGTCGATCAGCACCGAGGTGACGCTCCGCTGCTGCCCGTACAGCTTGGCGCCGGTGCCGCGGTCGGTGTACGACACGATCCGCGGGAAGCCGCGGTCGACGAGGACGTCGAGGTCGCGCGAGCGCAGGACGGTCTCGGGGGCGGCGGACCCGTCGGCTGCGGCGAGCGCGGTTCCCGGGCCCGCGACGGCCGCACCGACGCCGGCCAGGGCGGTGGCGGCCACGACGGTTCTGCGGCTGGGCCCGCGGTCTTGTGCGTCCACGCTCGTTCCTCCTCGTGACGGGTGCTGCGTGCACGTCAATCTGCGCCGGGAGGGAGGAACGCGCCCATGGACAAAGCAGGGGCAGGTGTTGGACTAAAGCGTCCGGCACCTGCCCCTGCTTCACGGGACTTCAGTGGCCGGCCGGGCCCGTGGCGGACCCGGCCGGACCTGCTCGGTTGCTACAGCGTGGCGGCCGCGGACTTGATGGCGGCAGCGAAGGTGGACACCTCGGTGTAGACACCCGGGTAGTTGGGCCGTGCGCAGCCCTCGCCCCAGCTCACGATGCCGACCTGGATCCAGGCGTTGTTGTTGTCCTTGCGGAACATCGGGCCACCGGAGTCGCCCTGGCAGGTGTCGACGCCGCCCTGCGGGAGTCCGGCGCAGATCTCCTCACCGGCGACGAGGCTCGGGTAGGACTGCTTGCAGGAGGCGTCCGAGACGAACGGCACCTGCGCCTTGAGCAGGTAGCGCTGCTGGGCGCCGCCCTCACGGGCCGCACCCCAGCCGGCGACCGTGAAGGTGCCGTTGTTGTACGCCGTCGTGTCGGCGATCTTCAGTGTGGGGAGATTGATCGGCTTGGCCAGCTTGATCAGCGCCCAGTCCTTGCCCGTGCCGTTGTAGCCGGGGGCCTGGAGGACCTTGGTGGACTTGACCTTGATGGCGCTGGCGCTCTGCAGATCCACGACGCCGGCGGTGGCGGTGATGCTGGTGTTGTTGCCGGAGCCGGAGACACAGTGCGCGGCCGTGAGGACGATCTGCTGGGTGTACAGAGCGCCGCCACAGCCCATGGAGAGCCGGACCATGAAGGGGAATTCGCCCTGGGCGGCGCGGGTACCGCCGACGACGGGCGGCTGCGCGGCCGAGGCCGAGGAGGGCTGAAGGCTGACAGCGGCCAGCACGACAGCGCCGGCGGCGGCGCATCTCTTGACCATGCGGAGAAGCTGCTTCAACGGACTGCCTTTCGTGGGGGGTTCAGACTTACGCCGGCACCGGATCCAGGCAGCCGCGGCACGCAACTGACATGGGCCCGACAAGACGTGATCCGGATTATGGGGAGTGTGTCAGGTGCGCCACAAGGAGCAGTTTTCAGCCACGCCACCAGCGCGGATTCACCGCCCGTTCCCCGTAGAGTTGATCCCGGCCGACCATCGTGCATGGGGGGTACGGGACGTGGTGGCGAAGGACAGCGAGGTCGTACACGGCTATCCGCACCTGGACACCGTGCGGGCGGCGATCACCGCCCTGCACCGACGGCTCTCGTCCGAGGGCGTGCTCTCCTACGCCCCGAGCGTCCTGCCGGCCGACGTGGCCTTCGCCGATCAGGACGACCTCCATCTGGGCGCCCAGCGTGTCGCCCGGGCCCTGGTGCATCACTTCCGGCTGCCGGACGCGCGGATGATCGTCAGCTTCCGCGAGATGACCCACGCCGCGAGCGTCGAACTGACGGCCGGACCCGAATACTTCATCGAGCTCAACGACCGGTTCCGTACGCACCGCCGGGACATCGGCGCGGCCCTCGCCCACGAGATCATGCATGTCCTGCTCCACCGGCTCGGTCTCTCCTTCCCCGGCACTCGTGACAACGAGATCCTCACCGACACCGCCACCACCTATCTCGGTGCGGGCTGGCTGCTGCTCGACGCGTTCCGCGAGGACAGCGTTTCCAGTCAGAAACTCGGGTACCTCACACCCGAGGAGTTCGGCTATGTCCTCGCCAAGCGGTCACTCGTCTTCGACGAGGACCCCTCACCGTGGTTCACCAGCCCGCAGGGCTATACGGCATATACCAAGGGGAAGGCGCAGGCGCTGCGCGACGCGCAGCAGCCGCCGCTGACCACCGCCGGATGGACGGGCCGCCACCGCTATGCCAAGGACCGGCGGTATGCGCGTGAGCACGCCGGAGCGACCCCGCACCCGGAGTCCGGCG is a genomic window containing:
- a CDS encoding HEAT repeat domain-containing protein, encoding MTTPADEAPRQAPSRGESEAARHTDPLVCAPSDLARLIGHPDPHTSHLGLVLLRERVTSARWDEGSEGAELAGLLPPDVAAPPEAALVQAELYGRLAQHVPARRWPAWRTAELPMPVRIAWLRAELLHRPEAVRTQPRDELLYQALRETRALDAPGPERLVSELADTDDPVVQGEALRLLREGLHAGLLRPSLVRARLSALLGAAGDGVVAGALSELAEPWAALEPFPLPRLAPFLTPLSSAARPEGAAAALAAAARHGHADLLRQVAEDTGLPPALRQRSVELLGDLAERDDIGALTALAGTDPLLLGRPVLTCLSGLHRRGHFAQDEDVPAVVALALTDHSIPADEVATVLFTCRRAVLRELTETAPDDRSPRRLDLLVALAAQGAGDLPVGEAVTRLLPLAARPEPFLDAIRALRYTDAEETVLGLLPSAPAAALRTLEAIGGRRTVEVLAQGIGLGKEELASASGSANSAANPAAGSQGDGDAAAVVPHLRAVRHHALEVLWLLNEDPELRRRILGRLDPTDLPDRVAADLGGPDDRELALLSSHLDPARPVTALCRLAANGNAATLPVLADLLLRIVAEVADRRDPDGREPASPQPTADARHDVRPPAEPRSAEPRSAGTRHDGRPGGEPVVPQEALDALHALGGRLHVRGRIRPVCLLDAAGPREAGDALVATLALELLERPGLSDIERTVLLDVLLRTPHAHTRPQVHRLLRHRDRHIRKHVIALLARDTSGTDARALSATLIPLTAAEDIQTVRQALLALGQAGARWAAGAIAACLDRPTMNIKKTAAEVLVRAGGPEAVPKLLLWLGRHDNPGLRASLTEALRAVLGDAYAATLIAAAEREDDGRTRDLLLAGLDGVLPARSLLALDTQRSPAAPVLLALAVTGRVRLASGTLAEITGAAARHGVVAPGRRPGPEETTDTEIASLLTGGWDPAIALRIAERQEPPSLDRLRELRPLLGDWLRLAASSPRPAVRGRILRLTLSLCPAPWTPVELAAFARSADIVLDQLTHASDADRAGLLAVLDAVAPELPAVKRPVVAAAVRALPPAPGAGRVTLALLRRCGAVLVRGDLDSALAAARLGGDPWEAETAVLREAFAVPPPTEQAANPAWPAALDAAVQTSDALEEFRRSPHAPGSRELLAALIGAHAGAVPEVRAALVDRMTELQPLGAPPWTIAESAAAPAPDARTVHGDDLDQPRSAALRRRLLALLDAPEADRRDAAARALVDWPEPGVRLDVLRAYLRGRVTVPPGPGSLRALDAAELSAEGILPDRAVALALLLDPDDPTALLPLLLGWWEHGPAAIRPQAARALRRVPADVLAGHLDDRLAAGAWGYLDLLAGRPLLRTPALTRLDARLRAEGRADLADELRLVDGPLRGPDAPHDDAAALAALRERPATARPRRPAARTELPALAHTGSPDEIRRALLRLIEEQEGPGSVEHTGRAAEEDRGLREVIGALLEHPRTKVRLQAYRTSRAVFDRETHLGHVSVLLHDPQPDVRRMAVRAVCHARWTPAIPVVTGLLEHPHPVVRTAAADGLALWGTPAASALRHALDHARPDKRSVYRDVLDRITGGGVTPG